One Alphaproteobacteria bacterium genomic window carries:
- the pnp gene encoding polyribonucleotide nucleotidyltransferase produces the protein MFKENCVSLTWGDSALKIETGKVARQADGSVMVTYGETVVLAAAVVMKEASPEANFFPLTVHYQEKTYAAGKVPGGFLKRESRPSEKEVLTSRLIDRPIRPLFPQGFYNEVQLICTVMSYDETHDPVIAAMIAASAALAISGAPFLGPIGAARVAYKDGQFLLNPPESLLPECDLDLVVAGTEEGVLMVESEARELTEEQMLEAVVFGQKSYEPVIAAIKELAKKASKPPIVAAPTPTGLTKVEEYVRNNHLKEIDAAYEVSDKQKRYGILDGIKQAIKNHFSDDGDVGSNHISFGLDNVKSAVLRNKVLDTKKRIDGRDLVTVRPIVPEVSVLPRTHGSCVFTRGETQAFVVATLGTGQDEQMMDTLSGMYKEKFLLHYNFPSYSVGEAGRVGPPGRREIGHGKLAWRAIRPVLPSGDAFPYTIRVVSEITESNGSSSMATVCGTSLALMDAGVKISAPVAGIAMGLIKENDRIAVLTDILGDEDHLGDMDFKVAGTEKGITALQMDIKITSITSAIMKQALTQAKDGRIHILGEMTKALSVARDDLNPRAPRILRVQIPKDKIGEVIGPGGSNIRKICETTGATVDIEEDGSARVGSADLAGAEAAVSMIKMTFAEPEIGQTYDGKVVSVVDFGAFINFFGPKDGLVHISEICDERLEKVSERLNLNDLVRVKVVSMEKGRVKLTMKGVDQPKG, from the coding sequence ATGTTTAAGGAAAATTGCGTTTCGCTCACCTGGGGTGATAGTGCGTTAAAAATTGAAACGGGTAAGGTTGCTCGTCAAGCAGATGGTTCCGTAATGGTAACCTACGGTGAAACTGTTGTGCTAGCCGCAGCAGTTGTGATGAAAGAAGCAAGCCCTGAGGCTAACTTTTTCCCTCTCACCGTGCATTATCAGGAAAAAACATATGCCGCAGGCAAAGTCCCCGGTGGTTTTTTGAAGCGTGAAAGCCGTCCTAGTGAGAAAGAAGTTCTGACATCACGCTTGATTGACCGCCCCATACGTCCGTTGTTCCCACAAGGATTTTACAACGAAGTGCAACTTATTTGCACAGTGATGAGTTATGACGAAACGCATGATCCTGTGATTGCAGCCATGATTGCGGCTTCGGCGGCACTCGCCATTTCGGGTGCGCCATTTCTTGGTCCCATTGGTGCTGCGCGTGTAGCATATAAAGATGGTCAGTTTCTTTTGAATCCTCCTGAGTCTTTGTTACCCGAATGTGACCTTGATTTGGTTGTTGCAGGAACAGAAGAGGGCGTACTGATGGTTGAGTCAGAGGCAAGAGAGCTAACAGAAGAGCAAATGCTTGAAGCCGTTGTCTTTGGTCAAAAATCCTATGAACCTGTAATTGCGGCGATTAAAGAGCTTGCAAAGAAGGCATCAAAACCACCTATTGTGGCAGCTCCAACACCAACAGGTTTGACGAAGGTTGAAGAATATGTGCGCAATAATCACTTAAAGGAAATCGATGCTGCTTACGAAGTTAGCGATAAGCAAAAACGTTATGGGATCCTTGATGGCATCAAGCAAGCAATAAAAAACCACTTTTCTGATGATGGGGATGTTGGTTCCAATCATATTTCTTTTGGGCTTGATAATGTAAAATCAGCTGTTTTGCGTAACAAGGTTTTGGATACAAAAAAGCGTATTGATGGCCGTGATTTGGTTACTGTGCGTCCGATTGTTCCTGAGGTTTCTGTTTTACCGCGTACACACGGAAGTTGTGTATTCACACGGGGTGAAACACAAGCGTTTGTGGTTGCAACGCTTGGGACGGGTCAAGATGAGCAGATGATGGATACGCTATCAGGCATGTACAAGGAAAAATTCTTACTCCACTATAACTTCCCTTCCTATTCCGTAGGTGAGGCAGGCCGTGTGGGACCTCCAGGGCGTCGTGAAATTGGCCATGGAAAACTTGCTTGGCGGGCGATTCGACCGGTTTTGCCTTCAGGGGATGCGTTTCCTTATACAATTCGTGTTGTTTCTGAAATTACTGAATCTAATGGCTCATCATCGATGGCAACTGTTTGTGGAACATCTCTTGCCCTTATGGATGCCGGTGTTAAGATCTCTGCTCCTGTTGCGGGTATTGCTATGGGACTTATCAAAGAAAATGATAGGATTGCTGTCTTGACGGACATTCTTGGTGACGAAGATCATTTGGGTGATATGGACTTTAAGGTTGCGGGCACGGAAAAAGGAATTACTGCCCTGCAAATGGATATAAAGATTACAAGCATTACATCAGCGATCATGAAGCAAGCATTGACGCAGGCAAAAGACGGCCGCATCCATATTCTTGGTGAAATGACGAAAGCTCTTTCGGTTGCACGAGATGATTTGAATCCACGTGCTCCACGAATTTTGCGGGTCCAAATTCCTAAAGATAAAATTGGTGAGGTTATAGGCCCAGGTGGTTCAAATATCCGTAAAATCTGTGAAACTACAGGGGCTACTGTCGACATTGAAGAGGATGGATCTGCCCGCGTGGGCTCAGCCGATCTTGCTGGTGCGGAGGCTGCTGTTAGTATGATCAAAATGACTTTTGCCGAACCAGAAATTGGCCAGACCTATGATGGTAAAGTAGTGAGTGTTGTGGATTTTGGTGCATTTATAAACTTTTTTGGCCCTAAAGATGGCCTTGTGCATATCAGCGAAATCTGTGATGAGCGGTTAGAAAAAGTGTCTGAGCGCCTGAATCTGAACGACTTGGTTCGGGTAAAAGTCGTTTCTATGGAAAAAGGCCGCGTAAAGTTGACGATGAAGGGTGTCGATCAACCAAAAGGATAA
- the rpsO gene encoding 30S ribosomal protein S15 produces the protein MSITLERKAELMKEYATKEGDTGSPEVQVAILTERINNLSGHMQGHKKDFHSRRGLIAMVNQRRRLLDYAKGKSKERYQTLIERLGLRR, from the coding sequence ATGTCGATTACACTTGAGCGCAAGGCAGAGCTCATGAAAGAATATGCCACTAAAGAAGGTGATACGGGATCACCTGAAGTTCAAGTTGCGATTTTAACAGAACGAATTAACAACCTCTCGGGTCATATGCAAGGGCATAAAAAAGACTTTCACTCACGTCGTGGATTGATTGCTATGGTGAATCAACGGCGCCGGCTGTTAGATTATGCAAAGGGTAAATCCAAAGAACGGTATCAAACGCTCATTGAGCGGCTTGGTCTGCGGCGCTAA
- the truB gene encoding tRNA pseudouridine(55) synthase TruB: MQREGSLNEGPLHGWINCWKPAGVTSHHVVYQVRKLLTVNGKRPKVGHAGTLDPFAEGILPLAIGEATKTVSYQMDASKEYEFLLRWGESRDSGDCEGVVIATSSVRPDKETVAKALQTFMGGYKQTPPMYSAIKINGKRACDRVRAGESVDIAGRNRFVRIDDLCFVNWENKEGQSFQVLLRVSCGKGTYVRALGADIAEAVGALGYVESLTRTRVGRFAKKNAISLGKLEEVRHNVVHTSAWVSVRESLDDIPALCLTPTDAEHLRCGIRVKILDLPVTQTFLGIDTDGAPVGILEKCDGGVRPKRMFNKHAE; this comes from the coding sequence ATGCAGCGTGAAGGGTCATTGAATGAAGGCCCACTCCATGGGTGGATAAACTGCTGGAAGCCTGCAGGTGTTACCTCTCACCATGTGGTGTATCAGGTGCGAAAATTACTCACGGTTAATGGTAAGCGACCTAAAGTGGGACACGCTGGAACGCTTGATCCCTTCGCTGAGGGTATTCTTCCTCTTGCCATTGGTGAGGCAACAAAGACAGTTTCATACCAAATGGATGCCAGCAAAGAGTATGAATTTCTGCTGCGATGGGGAGAGTCTCGCGATAGTGGTGACTGCGAGGGGGTTGTAATTGCGACATCGTCTGTCCGCCCCGATAAAGAAACGGTTGCCAAAGCCTTGCAGACGTTTATGGGGGGATACAAGCAAACACCGCCCATGTACTCGGCAATAAAAATTAATGGTAAGCGAGCGTGTGACCGGGTGCGCGCAGGAGAAAGCGTCGATATTGCTGGGCGCAATCGCTTTGTGCGCATTGATGACCTTTGCTTTGTGAATTGGGAAAACAAAGAGGGACAGTCATTTCAAGTGTTGCTTCGTGTGAGCTGTGGGAAAGGCACGTATGTTCGGGCTTTAGGGGCAGATATCGCCGAGGCAGTGGGGGCTTTGGGCTATGTTGAAAGCCTTACACGCACGCGTGTCGGACGCTTTGCAAAAAAAAATGCAATTTCCCTTGGAAAATTGGAGGAAGTGAGGCATAACGTAGTGCATACCTCAGCGTGGGTCAGCGTGCGCGAGTCGCTGGACGACATCCCGGCTCTTTGCCTAACGCCCACGGATGCTGAACATTTGCGATGCGGAATTCGTGTAAAGATACTGGATCTTCCCGTAACACAAACGTTTTTGGGTATAGACACGGATGGTGCACCTGTTGGCATTCTTGAAAAATGTGATGGGGGCGTACGTCCAAAACGCATGTTCAATAAACATGCTGAATGA